The following proteins come from a genomic window of Maniola jurtina chromosome 15, ilManJurt1.1, whole genome shotgun sequence:
- the LOC123872849 gene encoding uncharacterized protein LOC123872849 — MNSRLLLDNSPTGKQFCKCILFAEHLKTARNKIRCVYREDKMDSVENGKLLKKTEDILTEKELHYIVKQTTDQIFEIIDYHIRPASEDGLKGFVGDHFKMTINVKENDCVRRIHLFIKTLPLVNKPKADLIVENQFFNREALMFNLLEEMQEIGGQNSWYTKAFIHNDKVLVMPDLCEQGYKTYPVQRYLDKDHIFTTVSTVARFHAAFAKYESKKKSEDRGYNFMDKYGDIVLEPPMSFGDTLWVKSGAKLTNNFLREFSSKYDHYPADLEAKLCELYIKGSNTLKEYEDTLNVIVHKDLWANNILFKYKGDEVTNALLLDFQCIRYGPPEFDVMSLLYLTTSRDFRDRYENVLLRHYYSEFVDNVDELTKQRMRDLSYDEDAFLIWCEKARKFGMVVAIMIFPFVLMDPVAAQKAFDDPDTYVEFIEVDRSAPVISHARENCHYRNRQLEVCEEFVERFVTA, encoded by the exons ATGAACAGTCGTCTATTATTGGATAATTCACCGACAGGGAAGCAATTCTGCAAGTGCATCCTATTCGCCGAGCATTTGAAAACAGCCAGAAACAAGATCAGATGTGTATATCGGGAAGACAAAATGGATAGTGTTGAAAATGGGAAGCTATTGAAAAAAACAGAAGACATTTTGACTGAAAAGGAACTTCATTACATAGTAAAACAGACAACGgatcaaatatttgaaattattgaTTACCATATAAGACCAGCCTCCGAAGATGGCTTAAAGGGTTTCGTCGGAGACCACTTTAAAATGACAATTAATGTAAAAGAAAATGATTGCGTGAGGAGGATACATTTGTTTATCAAGACCTTGCCGCTAGTGAACAAGCCAAAAGCAGATTTGATTGTTGAAAACCAGTTTTTTAACAGAGAGGCTTTGATGTTTAATTTGCTTGAAGAGATGCAGGAAATTGGGG GTCAAAACTCCTGGTACACAAAAGCCTTTATTCATAACGATAAGGTATTAGTGATGCCTGACCTCTGTGAGCAGGGCTACAAGACGTATCCGGTGCAAAGATATCTCGACAAAGACCACATCTTCACTACTGTATCAACGGTAGCACGTTTTCACGCTGCATTTGCAAAATACGAGTCAAAAAAGAAATCTGAAGATCGTGGATATAATTTTATGGACAAATACGGTGATATTGTACTGGAGCCACCGATGTCTTTCGGTGATACACTATGGGTGAAAAGCGGTGCTAAGTTGACTAACAATTTTCTTAGAGAATTCTCCTCAAAATACGATCATTACCCGGCAGATTTGGAAGCAAAGTTATGCGAACTTTATATTAAAGGCAGTAACACTCTTAAGGAATATGAAGATACCCTTAACGTAATCGTTCACAAAGATCTTTGGGCAAACAATATACTGTTTAAGTACAAGGGGGATGAAGTAACAAATGCTTTGCTGTTAGATTTCCAATGTATTCGATACGGTCCGCCCGAATTCGATGTCATGTCCTTGCTGTATTTGACTACTTCTAGAGATTTTCGCGATCGATATGAAAACGTGCTCCTCAGACATTATTATTCGGAATTCGTGGATAATGTAGATGAGCTGACGAAACAGAGAATGCGTGATTTGAGCTATGATGAAGATGCATTTTTAATTTGGTGTGAGAAGGCTCGGAAGTTCGGCATGGTGGTGGCGATTATGATATTTCCGTTCGTTTTAATGGATCCGGTCGCCGCGCAGAAGGCTTTCGACGATCCAGACACGTACGTGGAATTCATAGAAGTTGACAGATCTGCGCCTGTGATATCTCACGCTCGCGAGAACTGCCATTACAGAAACAGACAGTTGGAAGTTTGTGAAGAATTCGTCGAGAGATTCGTAACGGCATAA